The sequence below is a genomic window from Methylocystis sp. IM3.
GCGTCGAGATATTCCGCGCGCCAGTCGTCTTCGACGGCCGGCGTAACGCGGGAGTCGATGGCCTGGGTCGCAGCGTCGCCGCGCACCTCGCAGCCCGAATCGATCAGCATGGCGACGAGCGGCGCCAGATGGGTCGCTGCGCAGGCCTTGTCGACCAACAGCGTCTCGGCAGCGCCGCAGATGCCCGTGCGCCGCATCTTGGCGTTGAGCAGCACGCGCTTGGCCATGTCGAGGTCGGCGTCCTTGTGCACGAAGACATGGACGATCCCCTCGAGATGCGCGAAGACCGGCACGCGCGCCTCGTGCTGCACGCGCGCCACCAGGCTCTTGCCGCCGCGCGGCACGATGACGTCGATGGCGCCGTCGAGCCCCGCGAGCATGGCGCCGACCGCGGCGCGGTCGCTCGTGTCGATCAGGGAAATCGCCGCCTCCGGCAGGCCCGCGGCCTTCAGCCCGGCCACAAGGCAGGCATGAATCGCGCGCGACGAGCGCAGGCTTTCCGAGCCGCCGCGCAGGATGGCCGCGTTGCCCGCCTTCAGACAGAGCGCCCCGGCGTCGGCCGTGACATTGGGACGGCTTTCGTAGATGACGCCGATCACGCCGAGCGGCGTCGCGACGCGTTCGATGATGAGCCCGTTGGGCCGCTCGAATCGCGCGAGCACCCGTCCGACCGGATCGGGCAGCGCCGCAATCTCCTCGACGCCACGCGCAATGGCCTCGACCCGGCCAGGGTCGAGCGTGAGCCGATCGATGAACGAGCCCACCGTCCCGCGCGCCTTGGCGTCCGCGACATCGAGCGCATTGGCCGCGAGAATCGTCTCACCCTGCCGACGAATCTCGGCCGCCGCGACGCGCAGCGCCTCGTTGCGCGCCTCGGCGGGCGCCAGCGCGACGGCCCGCGCCGCCTTGCGCGCGGCGCGCCCGAGAGCGACAAGCGAAGCCTCGAGGGCCGCTTTTTGCGGCGTATCTGCGATAAGCGTCATGGTTTTCGATCCGAAAAAAGCCGGTCCTTCCGCTATCACGCGAGCGCCGAACGCGAAAGCGCCGTCAGGCCCTTGCAGACCGGCCCCGGCCAGTCTATAGAACCCCCGCGCCCGCTCCCTTCGTCTAGCGGTCTAGGACGTCGCCCTCTCACGGCGAAAACAGGGGTTCGAGTCCCCTAGGGAGCGCCAAAAAAATCAATGCCTTAGTGAAGCGCGCTCCGCCGCGTGTGTAATTTTGTGTAATATACAGCCGTGGACGACTGTGTAATGCGATGGGCGTTAGTGCGCCCGCCCCCTGCTCTGAACTGATCCGTTTAAAAGGCTTCGCACCGCCCTGCCCGCGTCCCTCAACGCATGTCGGTCATGGGGAGGCGCTTGGCCCCTCGATCAGCCGTGCCGCCATATGGGGGCGTGGTGGCGGCTTTGCGCGTGGGCTGCCAAGGTTCGCTCCTTATCGGGGTTTCACTGTCTCTGCCGCCAAGGCTCCCCACTGCTACGACAGCCCTCAAAAATCATTGAAAACAAAGCTAAAAAAGAGCATCATTGCGAAAACAAGCCTGAGCTAATCACTAACATGGGGAGCCTAATAGGCTAATATGAAGACAGTAACCTGTGTGCTGGCTATTTTAGCCGCAACTTGCACTGGTGCCTTTGCGCAAGCGAGCGTCGCCTTGGGATTCGCAACCTCCTACGCCACTACTCACCCAAAGAGCAATTCACTAAATAATCCTCTCAAAAACCAACATAATCACGTCTATCCATCTACTGGGCGTCTCGTTGGGGTCGGGACGCAGACCCAATTGCCTCCGTCCTCTCCATTGCCTTCCATGTCTTCTCCCTAATCGGCTTACGCCAGATACTGGACCTCGACATAACTCCCGAAGAGCGAGCCGAAGCGTTGCTGCAAAGCCTACTGCCGGAAATGGAGTCGGCAATGAGCAACGACTGTGAATTCCCCCGCTATCGCGGGCGACTCAGGCGCTTGGGCGAGGTCATTGGGTGCCGGAAGTATGGCGGTCCACTGCTAAAGCTTTACGCCAAGCTGAACAATCTGGCGAGCCATAAGCTTCACGCCGAGTTTCAGGCGCTCAAGAAGGCTCCCCCAAAACGGAACAGCAAATGGTCGAAGGCAGGAGTGTCGAAGTAGAGTTTATCGATCCTGTGAAGGTCAAGACAAAGAAGCCAAGAGCGAGGAAGACGGTCGCGACCATTATCGATGAGACCGCAGTGGCGATGCGCAAGTCGCTCCCCCGCAACGCATGACGCGGGGCGTCTCAGGATCAGGGGGCCTTACCGGCCTTCTTCTTCCGCGCGGCCTGATATCGACACCGCGCGGCCGGGAACGCGCGCCGGTTCGTGTGGGAGCAAAATCGGGTTGGAAAGCAAATCCGGTTTTCGACCCATGGGAGAGCGAATCGCCTCCTTAGGCACGGTCCTATAACTAAAAGTTGATGGAAATTCCTCCTGTGGCGCTAGAGATATTCGCATTATTCGCAAACATCCCGTCATATCGAATGAACAACTTCGCCTGAGCAAGCGGGAGGGATATCTTCGCGCCGATTGAGGCGGCATTGCGTGGCCAACGGGCTCCCTCAACCCAAAAATTCGACCTTGAAATGCCCTGAAAGTTTACGAGGGCGAACCGGTTAACATCAGCGAAATCATGGGACCAACCTGCTCGTCCAGACAACGTCACAGGTGCATTCAGACCTATCGGCATGTCGTAGGACAGCTCTGTTCCTAAAGTACTCATCGCTGTCGTAACAGTGCGCTCCTTAACATCCATACTTATGGCTCCGGCTCCCTGCTCTGAAAAATTGATCGGAAAAACCACCACGCTCTGGAACGCGGCAAAAGGCGTGGTTTTTAATTGGGCAGTCCAGAAAAAATCATAGCCAAATTCTGCTCTCGAAAGCAGCGCGTCATTATGGAAGCTCGCGGTTGCCGCGCGCGCAAAATAAGGTAGGGCGATGCTGCGGCCCACGCCAGCTGGGTTGTATGAATATCCAAGCGCCGCATCGAGATAGAAACTTCCTAAGGCATATCCTGCATAAGACCCAAACGAATAACTATCGAGGTTGCCCGAGGCGGAAATCCCATTCATCGAGAAAGAGTTTCGCGAATAAGCCGCGCTTACACCAATTTGGAAGTTTGGGTTGTAAGCATAATCGATTCCGACTGCGGCACCCCCGCCGGAGAATCTTATACCGCTGACGTTTTGATTTCCATTAAGATACGCAGCTCCCCCAAATCCGCTTATCCAAGGCCGCACACCGTTTTGTGAGCGTGGCGTCGAAGGAAGACGCGTCAATTGAGTTTGGTCTCTAAGGACCTCGAGAAACATTCGTCCAGCCCCGATCACAATCGATGGGGCATTGGCGTATATTTCTCCGTCCAGTTGAGTGAGAGCGTAGCGCAGCTTTCTGGGATCGCCATAATTTAATAAATCAAGCAAGTTGTAAACGCTGTCCCCATCCGTGAACTGGGCAGGAAAACTTGCATGGTCTAGTGCGAAAGCGACGGCGAGCGGATTGCCGTATCCGGCACGCGGCACATAAGCTAGAGCATAGTCCCCGATAAATTGCTGATTCATATACGCCGTCGGCGGAAGGTAACTCGGCGAGGAGCCCGGCCCGCATCCAGTCGGGCTCACCCCTATCAAGTAATCCTGAACCGCGCCGCCGCGACCCCAATAGCCAGGGGCAGACGGAGGACTGACGTTTTGAGCGTTAGTTATTGGCCCGGCTTGCCCGGCCAAAATGCACGTTTGAGCGGGAGCTACGACAATTTCCTCCATAGTAGGCACCTGAGGGAGAGCCAGAACCTCTCTAACTTCCCATGGGGTTAGACCGCGAACCTGATTCGATGGGGCAACCCACGGCCCTAGCGCGCTGGTAGTGTAAAAACGCACCCATTGGGTTGGTACGTACGTCCACACAACGGCCGCCGGTGCCGATGTCGAATCGATGAACGGTAACGTCGTTTCATTATAATCGATGGCGGGTAGAATGTACTGATTCGCATCGTGACCGTTGGAGATTGACGGATAGGTCGTGCCTCGGCAAGGCGTCGTTGAATTTTTCGGACAGTTTGGTGGGGGGTTGCCCGAAGTAAAGGTCTGACCTCGGACGATCGGCCCAGTAACAATCTGACCACGAGGCAAGGGCCAAAAGGGCAATGTCTGGGCGCTCGCCGAACCTGCTATCGACCCAGTGATTATCGCAGCCAAAACGCGATGAAGACCACTACGGCGAAAACCGGGAAGGTTCATTTTGTGCCTCGAAGATTCTTTCGATCCGAGCAATCTGAAGTATTTCATCGCGAGCTTTGAGTCGCTACTCAATTAGGAAGGCTAATTCTCTTTTTCGGGACAGTGTTGCCATCAGCCCACACCCAGGTGTTTTTTTGTCGCCGGTCTGAAGTGGACTTTTGCCTGACGGAACTTCGCAAAGCTCGCACTAGACTAAAAGCCAAAAGCTGCACCCCCCAGCGGCGGGCGATCGAGGCGCAGACAAGGTGGCTTCACAGCTACCACGGCCGAGTTTGCGGTCTCTTCCAAATGTACTTGTTTTTGTCAGAACGCCGGGACAAAAAGGCTCAATGGGCTCCGTAGCGAGCGAGCAATTGTTAAGGCATGATTGCATCACAGCGCAGTACGGTCTGGAAGTCAGTTTTATTCGAACCAATGGAGCGGTAAAATGAGTAAGGCTGAATCCTCAGGGAGCGCCCTTGCCAACGAAATCGGCCTAGTATTTGCGTTTTTGTTCGGTTGCTTGTCACCAGTCACGAACGCCTTTGCAACCGAAATATCTGCGACGCCGGGACCGCAGGTTGCACAAAGCGGCGTGCTGCAGCAGCAATCTATCGTGATCGCACAACCCACAGCGTCGACGCCGGCCCCGGAGGGGGATAAAGCGTCAAGTCGCGGGCATGATCAAAATGGCGTCTGGAAGCGCTGGAAGAATAAGCTGGGCCCTGCAAGCGGGAACAAGGTAACCAATCCGGATGTATCTGCGATTTTAGGGCCCCCGCTTCCCAATCCAGGAGATGACCCTGGTCCCCATAAGGGCGACTCGAGGCAACTGACCATCTTCCGCAATACGACTATCCCGGTGACGACGGGGCAGACAGGAGCGACATCCGAGCCCAGTACGGATCAATCGGGAAAAAATATTTTTTCCACCGCTAACTACCATGCAGAGTTCTCCAAAGATAACGGCGCGACATGGCAAGGCCTGGATCCTTTTACGATCTTTGGCGAACAAGGCTTCTGCTGTGATCAAGCAACGATTTACGACCCTAGCAGCAACCGCCAGCACTGGGTGTTGCAGTATCTACCCAGCATTTTGCCGCTCAATGCATCAAAATCTCTTGATGCTAAAGATCCGAGCATCGAGGATCATCTTGTCCTGGCTAATTCCTCGCCAGGGGATTTTATTAACTGGTGTCCATACATACTCAGGCCCTCGGATTTGGGGCGGCCGAGCGACGAAAGCTTAGATTTTAACGACTTGGTCGTCGGGACACACTACCTCTATCTAACCACCCGCATTATCCAATTCCAAGGTGAGGACTATGGTCTTAAGGCGCTTGCCTTACTGCGATTCCCATTGCTGGAATTAGCCGCTTGTAAGCCGGCCCATTTTGACTTCGTGCTTCGGACAGATGTCGGTGAGGGGCAAAATGGCGAGCTAAGAGTCCCCCAGGGCATCAGCGATATTGCCTACGCGGGGGCAAACGACCCCCATGGAGGTCAGGGCAGTATCTTTCGGCTTCTAGTTTGGCCCGAGTCGTCGAAGGTCGTTAAAACTATCGACCGCGCAGTGCCGCCATTCATCTACTACGAGAGCGGGGGACCGCAATGCGCCAGTGAGGACGGCGTGGTCGCAAACTGGTGCAGTGATAGCCCGAGATTGTTCGCCACCAAGGGCGGCGGCTCCCTGTGGTTTAGCTGGGATGCGCAGCAGTATGGCAACAAACGGCCCTTCCCCTATACGAGGATAACGCAAATTCGGGAGTCCGACTTGGCGGTGGTTGGTAGCCGTGACTTTTATGGCCTCACGGTTGCCCACGTACAGGCTGCGATTGCTGCTGATCGTTACGGTAATATCGGCTTGGTGGATTTTTTCGGTGGCGGCAAACACAATAAACATTACTTTCCAAGTGCCATGATAGCCATCCTCGAGCGTAACCGCGTGGCTCCTCCGGCGGTAAACTTCTTCCTATCAGGCAAAGGAATTGGATGCAACGATGGGCCAGGGCCTGATTTCACAGGAGCCTGGGGTGACTTCCATACGATCCGTTCTTGGCAGAGGCGGGATGGCACGTGGCTCGCCACCACGTTTGTTCGCAACGATAATAATGTCGGCGATTGTCCTCAACGCGGTGCCAGCGTAACTATCAAAAACGTCGTATTCGGGCGCTGATTGTTGAAGCACGATTCGAAACGATTAGTTTGTGACGAGACCTGCGCGGCCCTCTCAGCCGCGCAGATGCGCCGGTCGGAATTGGCCAGTCCTTTGCTGGGTGGCCCTTCATCATCAA
It includes:
- a CDS encoding glutamate-5-semialdehyde dehydrogenase, with amino-acid sequence MTLIADTPQKAALEASLVALGRAARKAARAVALAPAEARNEALRVAAAEIRRQGETILAANALDVADAKARGTVGSFIDRLTLDPGRVEAIARGVEEIAALPDPVGRVLARFERPNGLIIERVATPLGVIGVIYESRPNVTADAGALCLKAGNAAILRGGSESLRSSRAIHACLVAGLKAAGLPEAAISLIDTSDRAAVGAMLAGLDGAIDVIVPRGGKSLVARVQHEARVPVFAHLEGIVHVFVHKDADLDMAKRVLLNAKMRRTGICGAAETLLVDKACAATHLAPLVAMLIDSGCEVRGDAATQAIDSRVTPAVEDDWRAEYLDAVIAAKVVDGLEAAIEHIETYGSHHTDCIITTDEAVARRFMHEVDSAIVLHNASTQFADGGEFGFGAEIGIATGRMHARGPVGVEQLTSFKYRVYGAGQVRA
- a CDS encoding autotransporter outer membrane beta-barrel domain-containing protein, with protein sequence MNQQFIGDYALAYVPRAGYGNPLAVAFALDHASFPAQFTDGDSVYNLLDLLNYGDPRKLRYALTQLDGEIYANAPSIVIGAGRMFLEVLRDQTQLTRLPSTPRSQNGVRPWISGFGGAAYLNGNQNVSGIRFSGGGAAVGIDYAYNPNFQIGVSAAYSRNSFSMNGISASGNLDSYSFGSYAGYALGSFYLDAALGYSYNPAGVGRSIALPYFARAATASFHNDALLSRAEFGYDFFWTAQLKTTPFAAFQSVVVFPINFSEQGAGAISMDVKERTVTTAMSTLGTELSYDMPIGLNAPVTLSGRAGWSHDFADVNRFALVNFQGISRSNFWVEGARWPRNAASIGAKISLPLAQAKLFIRYDGMFANNANISSATGGISINF